From the genome of Desulfolucanica intricata, one region includes:
- a CDS encoding type II secretion system protein GspG produces MNVNRGSLIINLVCLVVVIGVFVQFIYPRLYSADGVEKSKIIRVQSDLLAVKKALELYNKENAEGYPPIDEVAAVFKEYGIVWSGDISGIVDPWNNAYEYATATNRECFIIISNGPDGLLGNEDDIYVTNLHAPTIGKPPITEPDNNIQWTADRSKSYVNNYMLQYIY; encoded by the coding sequence TTGAACGTTAACAGAGGTTCTCTCATAATTAATTTGGTATGTTTAGTAGTTGTTATTGGTGTCTTTGTGCAATTTATTTACCCTAGGTTATATAGTGCGGATGGTGTAGAAAAATCTAAAATTATTAGAGTTCAAAGTGATTTATTAGCGGTAAAAAAGGCCTTGGAATTGTATAATAAGGAAAATGCAGAAGGTTACCCGCCAATTGATGAAGTTGCAGCAGTTTTCAAAGAGTATGGTATTGTTTGGTCCGGAGATATAAGTGGTATAGTGGATCCATGGAATAATGCTTATGAGTATGCTACAGCTACAAATAGAGAATGTTTTATAATTATCTCTAATGGCCCGGACGGGCTTTTAGGTAATGAGGATGATATCTATGTTACAAATTTGCACGCACCAACTATAGGAAAACCACCTATTACTGAGCCGGATAATAATATACAGTGGACAGCAGATAGATCTAAATCCTATGTAAATAACTATATGTTACAATATATTTATTAA
- a CDS encoding class I SAM-dependent methyltransferase: MSTLTYIKNFIKDKNVASITPTSTFGIKKVNGKIDFSNSKVIIEYGPATGVFTRFLLEHMKSDTKLILIETNYNFVSILRKSFKDTRVKIFNDSAENVNKILKDCGESGADCIVSGIPFSFLSRNVKIKILESSYAVLNKGGKLLAYQTFFQTDNQLKKYLERYFKTVWYEYELMNIPPLKIYEAIK, encoded by the coding sequence TTGAGTACACTGACCTATATAAAAAATTTTATAAAAGATAAAAACGTTGCATCTATTACACCAACCTCTACGTTTGGAATTAAGAAAGTCAACGGTAAAATTGATTTTAGTAATAGTAAGGTGATCATTGAGTATGGGCCGGCTACGGGTGTTTTTACAAGGTTCCTGTTGGAACACATGAAGTCCGATACTAAATTGATTTTGATTGAGACTAATTATAACTTTGTTTCTATATTAAGAAAAAGTTTTAAAGATACCAGAGTTAAAATATTTAATGACAGTGCTGAGAATGTAAATAAAATTTTAAAAGATTGTGGGGAATCTGGGGCTGACTGTATTGTTTCCGGAATACCATTTTCTTTTTTATCACGGAATGTTAAAATTAAGATTTTGGAATCCAGTTATGCAGTCCTAAACAAAGGGGGTAAATTATTAGCATATCAAACATTTTTCCAAACTGATAATCAACTAAAAAAATATTTGGAGAGATATTTTAAAACTGTTTGGTATGAGTATGAATTAATGAATATTCCACCTCTTAAAATTTATGAAGCAATAAAATGA